The following nucleotide sequence is from Micromonospora sp. WMMD1120.
CCGCCGGACGTGCTCTGCCTCCGCATCGCGAGCCCGGCCGCGGCGAGCCGGGCGGTGTCGCCGCCGTGCCGTCGCCCGGACGTGCCGGAGAGCCGGGTGGTGCCGCGCCCGTGCCGCCGCCCGGACGTGCCGGAGAGCCGGTCGGCGTGGCCCGTGCCGCCGCTGTGGTGCCGTCGGCGTCCGGCCCGGTGGACCGGCCGGTGCCGGAGCCCGTCGAGGAGCCCGCGCTGCGCGCCGCCGGCCAGGACCCGTCGGACGACGACGCCGCACCGGGCGCCCGGTCCGAGGCGCGTCGAGAGACGCGGGAACGACGCCGCCTGCGGGCGGCGGTGCTGGTGCTGGTCAGCGTCGTGTTGCTCGGCGCGGTGCCGCTCTTCTTCGGCATCCGGACGCTGAGCCGTGACCCGGTCTTCGACAACCTGGACCAGCTCGACGTACCCGCCTGGGCGGCTGCGAAGACTGTCGACGACGTCAGCGGCAGCCGCTGGTGTCTGCTCGACTGCCGGCTGCGTGAGCGCACGGTGACCTCGGAGAAGGCGCCGAAGGAGACGGCCCAGGTCTACGAGGACGCGCTGCGCCAGGACGGCTGGCGGCCGTGGCGGGTGAGCCGCTGCCCGGAGCAGCAGACGAAGGGCAGCTACACGTGCTGGCGTCGGGACGAGCTGACGCTCGACCTGTGGGTACGCGAACCGACCTGTCTGCCGCCACCGGTGGACGGCGAACCGGCGGTCCCGCCGGCCGAGGACGCGCCGCCCGCTGCGGCCGGGTGCACCGGCTCGTTGGTGTCGGTGAAGGTACGTAACGCGATCGACGACGAGCGGACCAGGCCGCAGCCGGCCACCGATCCGTCACTGACCGGCGAGGATCCGTTCCCGACGGTCAGCGCCGATCCGTTGGGTGAGCTGACACCCTCACCGTCGTGAGCCGGCCTCCATCACGGACGGTAGGGTCTGGGGCTGGCGGGCGCGTCCGCCAGCGGTGACGCCGGGCTCCCGGCGGCCGGTAGGGGTGCCATCGTTGTGCGTTCCGGGGACGTCGGGTCCTGCGGAACTCCGCTTGAGCTGGTTGAGGAGGACAGGCGTGGGCGACATTGGAGCGATCGCGGCGCTGATCGCGGCGAGCGCGTTCGCGGTGCTGGTGCTCATCCTGACGCTGCCCATCCTGCGGTTGCGGCACACGGTCGACGCCACCACTCGCATGATCAACGACCTCAACGACCGGACGGGGCCGCTGCTCGGCGACGTGAACACCACGGTGCGCAACGTCAACACCGCACTGGAGCAGGTGCAGACCTCGCTGGACGGTGTGAACCTCCAACTGGCGAAGGTCGACACGATGACCAGCCACGCGCAGAACGTCACCGCCAACATCGCCAACCTGGCCGCTGTCGTCTCGGCCGCCGCCGCCAACCCGCTGGTCAAGGTGGCGGCGTTCGGCTACAGCGTGCGCAAGGCCGCCGCTGGTCGGCGGCGCGCCGAGACCGAGCGTGAGGTGCGCGACACCATCAAGCAGCAGCGTCGGGCCGCGCGGCGCGGCGAGCGCTGATCGACGCACCGGGAGGCAGCGAGATATGAGGCGTTTGTTCTGGCTCGGTATCGGGGTGGCCGTCGGTGTGATCGTGGTCCGCAAGGCGACCCGGACCGCGCAGGCGTACACGCCGGCCGGTATCGCCAGCACGCTGACCGAATCCGCTGGCGGGCTGGTCGAGTCGCTGCG
It contains:
- a CDS encoding DUF948 domain-containing protein, whose translation is MGDIGAIAALIAASAFAVLVLILTLPILRLRHTVDATTRMINDLNDRTGPLLGDVNTTVRNVNTALEQVQTSLDGVNLQLAKVDTMTSHAQNVTANIANLAAVVSAAAANPLVKVAAFGYSVRKAAAGRRRAETEREVRDTIKQQRRAARRGER